GTGATGCGCTTGACCGACTCGCTGGAAGGCCTCACGCCGGAGAACTTGCAGGGCTTTTTCGCGGGCTGGCCCAACCCGCCCTCACCCGAAACGTTCCACCGCCTCCTCGCCGGGTCGTACCGAATCTCGCTGGCCGTGGAGGAAGGTGGGCGGGTTGCCGGTTTCGCGCAGGCGATCAGCGACGGCGTGCTGACCGCCTTCATCCCGCTGCTGGAAGTCCTGCCGGAGCACCAGGGACAGGGCCTGGGCACGCGGCTGATGCGCCATCTGCTCGGTCAACTGGAGCACCTCTACGCCGTGGACCTGAGCTGCGACGCGGAACTGGTGCCCTTCTACGAGCGGCTGGGGATGGAACGGGGCAACGCGATGTCCCTGCGG
The sequence above is a segment of the Deinococcus budaensis genome. Coding sequences within it:
- a CDS encoding GNAT family N-acetyltransferase; the encoded protein is MRLTDSLEGLTPENLQGFFAGWPNPPSPETFHRLLAGSYRISLAVEEGGRVAGFAQAISDGVLTAFIPLLEVLPEHQGQGLGTRLMRHLLGQLEHLYAVDLSCDAELVPFYERLGMERGNAMSLRNYARQSGVSGFPDTPGPGGLD